The genomic stretch CAGATCAGACTTACAACCAACCTCAAGAACTTTATGAATCATCCACATACCAATCATATGGTTCAACTTACGATCATAACGCCCTTCCAGCCGGTTCGGAAATCGATCACTTCAACTATGACACCGAAGCTTATGCTTCAGGCAACAAGTCTCGCGCATCTTACAGGCCGCGTCGATCGAGATCACCTACTCCTGCAcccgatgatgaagattacTTGATTGTTGGCGATGAATCTATACATTATACCGGATACCCAGGATACCCAGAAGAACAATATGGCTATGCTGCAGAGAAAGAAGCAAAAGAATCGCCTTATTATAAAGAACAAGGATATCTCCCCAATGGACACGCAGTTATCTACGACCCTGAACCTGAAACGCCGACCTCGACCTTGTATTCGCTGCCTCCGGACCAGCAACAAGAGACACGACATTTTGGACCCGCGCCAGTTGGCCGAATTTTACGAAGACATAAAACCAAACGACGAGTGCAGTTGACCAATGGTAATCTAGTTGTTGATTTGGATGTACCCCCCAAGCTTCGCCTTCCCCGTAAGGGGGAGCCGGAAACTATGAAAACTCGATATACCGCAGTCACCTGTGATCCTGACGATTTTGAGAAGAAAGGTTTCTTTTTACGCCAAAACGAATCTGGGAGACGGACTGAGCTGTTTATTGTGATAACGATGTATAATGTAATACATTCTTCTCTAGCATGTGCTTCTAATCgctgctgatgatgataCAGGAGGACGAAATATTGTTTTGCAGGACTTTGTATGGCGTGATGCGCAATATTGCACATCTTTGCACACGGAAGAATTCACAGACATGGGGTCCCAATGCATGGGAGAAGGTGTGTCTGTCCTTCTGTACTGGATTTTGTACTGAAGACATGCTTTTTTATGTAGGTGGTTGTTTGCATAGTAGCTGACGGTCGGAAGAAAGTTCACCCTCGTGTCCTCGACTGTCTAACGTTGTTGGGCGTTTACCAACCTGGTGACCACATGAAGAACAAAGTCAACGAAAAAGAAGTAACCGCACATCTATTCGAATATACCACTTCCTTTGCTCTTGACCCCAATCTTCATTTCAAATACCCGGACAAAGGAATTGTGCCAACCCAAATCATCTTTTGTATGAAGGAGaagaaccaaaaaaagaTCAACAGTCATCGATGGTTCTTCAATGCCTTTGCGCCAATGCTTCAGGTCAGCTGCTTCACCCATCATGATCCGAACTTGTTCACTTAGGATGAACATAGCCTAATGTTTGCGTCCTTCTTGATGTCGGAACACGCCCTGGAAAAAGCAGTATCTATCGACTTTGGAAAGTGTTTGATCTTGATTCAACAGTCGCAGGGGCATGTGGTGAAATCGCGGCCTACAAGGGCAAGAATTGGTCACTCTTGCTTAACCCTCTTGGTGAATTCTGCAAATGTAGCATCCTTCTTTGTTTTGCTTACTGTTTTCTGCAGTGGCCGCCCAGAATTTTGAATACAAGATTAGTTGTATTCTTGATAAACCTACTGAATCAATGTTTGGATATATCAGTGTATTGGTGAGTACAGACTTAGCACAAATTACATCCTGTTGTCATCTTATATTGTCTAGCCTGGTGCCTTCTCAGCCTATCGGTATGCATGGAACCTTCAGGATGTCGTACAATTTTTAACGCTTGTTTCACAGATATATCGCATTACAGAATAATGAGCACGGCGTCGGCCCATTAGCTTCTTACTTTAAAGGCGAGGTGTTGCATGGCCGAGATACGGATATTTTCACATCTAATATGTGTAAGTCCCCTCCCGAGCTTTCCTTCTGAAAGAAATGCTCAAGCTTCCACGAACAAATATATAGACTTGGCTGAAGATGTACGTTTTATCTCTATGCCCATATCGCGATTATCTGACATAATATTCACAGCGAATTTTATGCTTCGAACTGATCGCAAAGGCGAACTGTAACTGGTACGTCCTAGATATATACTCTTTTGCCTTCCTCGTCTCATTGGTCTACAGGATTCTTAAATATGTTAAGGGTGCAGTTGGAGAAACTGATGTCCCTGACGCACTGCCCGAGTTCATTTCGCAAAGGCGTCGATGGCTCAACGGCTCATTCTTTGCGGCTACATATGCCATTGCCCACGTGGGACAAATTCTTCGCTCTGGACACAGTTTTACTCGCAAAACGATGTTTATGGTGGAGACAGTGTATAACATAATCAATCTTATATTCTCTTGGTTTAGCATTGTGAGTCTTTCGATCAATGGTGAATAAAACTTGCAGGCTAATGCTTATGTTAGGGTAACTTTTACCTATTCTTTGTGAGCATAATACAACCACGTAGCTATGTGCAGAAAACTAATCTCCATTCAGGTCGTACTTACGACATCATTGGAAAACGCATCGTTTGGATTAAAGGGCATAAAATATTTTAACACTTTAGTTCAGGCAAGTCGATTGATATCCTTTCACTTACTTGATGTTAATGTTGACCATTGCTCATAGTACATCATGGCTTCTCTTATTGTTGCaaccttcctcttctctaTGGGCAATAAACCTGCTGCGTATGTTACTCGTCGTATGCACTTATTCGTTTATCCTAATTCCAAATTCACCATATTAGGGCCAAGTTCAAGTACAAATTAACGAGTATTATCATGGGCATCTTAATGCTTTATATGATTATCGCCTCGATTATCTGCGCCGTTCAGGCAGCACATCAAGGAGGATCCGCAAACTCTGTCATGCTGTTCAGCATAGTGATTACATACGGACGTGAGTTTCGATATTTCGCGGATAGGAAGCTGCGAGCTCATCTTGTAAAATAGTATACGTtttcagcagcttgctgGCCTTTGATCCATGGCATATTGTTACCAGCTTCTTACCGTACATGCTGCTCTCACCGATGTACATCAATATCTTGAACATGTGAGTCAGTGATGTCTGCATACAAACTGTTATTGATCGCGTTTATAGTTACGCTTTCTCGAACCTTGATGATATTTCATGGGGCACCAAACAAGATTCAGTTCCAGACTCGGATCTTGGGGCTGTTGTACAAGACAGCCACTCTCATGTCGACGTCGAGATGCTTACAGAAGTCGCCGATGTAAACAGCATATATGAAGAATCTCTTGTCAACCTGCGGGACCGTGTACCCATCGATAATggcaagggaaagaaaggtCCGGCTTCCATCGCCGAAAGGGAGAACGCTGCAAAAGACTATTACGCCAACGTTAGAACAAATGTTTTGCTGGCCTGGGTTCTTTCAAATGTAAGCTCTTGTTACTAGTCGTTCCATTTGTGAAATGTTAATTTCCGGCGTTGCAGGGCTTGCTCCTGGTTGCGATTTTGAGTGGTATGGGAGATATGGATGTTTTCGGGAACGATACTGGAATCACAAAAGTGAAGGCTTATATGGTATTCATTCTGGCCTTTACTGCGATAACCAACATGGTTGTAAGTTCAAGTATTCCGGTTACCTGCCTTATTGCATGTTCTAACGATGATTTTCAGCGGTTTACTGGATCAACGTTATATCTTTTGGCTAGATTAATTACCGGATAGATTATTTTGGAGGATAGCATTTTATCCTTTTGTTTTCATTTACTTATGCTAGATGTATTACGATAGTGCGGACTtcttgctttttgctttgctgTAATTTCTTGTATATTAATGTGATTGGATGAATGGCTCGCTCTTCTTGATTAACTGGAAAGGCAAGGGTTTCGCTGCATCAGATGTTAACAAGGTCAAGAGTAGGGTGTAAGAGGGATGGCTCGTACAACTTCGCAAACCTCTTTTTGCAGAATACTTGAGTTGTTTAAAGCAGACCAATAATTGCGTTAAATATAAGGACGCGTTGTTGAGTCTTGTCGGATATGAACACTTGTCTCGAAAGCTTCAAAGATGTATATGTATGTAGTATCGATTACAATAATTCTTTTAAAATTGAAACAACTGAGAGCCCTTTGATCATAGTAGCGGCGCGTATCTAGAAATTCCGCTCGAAACGCGACCGACACGTCTTTGTCTATGTAGCCTTCTTGGGGGCTTTGGTGGGTTTGGCGGCGGACACCTTAGCTTCAGGGGCAGCAGCCTTTACTGgcacagaaggagtggtcTGCTTCTTGG from Psilocybe cubensis strain MGC-MH-2018 chromosome 2, whole genome shotgun sequence encodes the following:
- a CDS encoding Chitin synthase 3, with product MASRRKPVPRVQSPVNEPMLPPMPLQSDPVDPQIKRYSLSDGPATYTQISDAVEELYPDNAVTSIQSDPFHDGGSSAGGHSSNESNAYSQTSTSEFRRYQPGQYLAPIITGETLQIEPELPAPSMAHSDPFYDPTTPLSSGPVPLIVQPDQTYNQPQELYESSTYQSYGSTYDHNALPAGSEIDHFNYDTEAYASGNKSRASYRPRRSRSPTPAPDDEDYLIVGDESIHYTGYPGYPEEQYGYAAEKEAKESPYYKEQGYLPNGHAVIYDPEPETPTSTLYSLPPDQQQETRHFGPAPVGRILRRHKTKRRVQLTNGNLVVDLDVPPKLRLPRKGEPETMKTRYTAVTCDPDDFEKKGFFLRQNESGRRTELFIVITMYNEDEILFCRTLYGVMRNIAHLCTRKNSQTWGPNAWEKVVVCIVADGRKKVHPRVLDCLTLLGVYQPGDHMKNKVNEKEVTAHLFEYTTSFALDPNLHFKYPDKGIVPTQIIFCMKEKNQKKINSHRWFFNAFAPMLQPNVCVLLDVGTRPGKSSIYRLWKVFDLDSTVAGACGEIAAYKGKNWSLLLNPLVAAQNFEYKISCILDKPTESMFGYISVLPGAFSAYRYIALQNNEHGVGPLASYFKGEVLHGRDTDIFTSNMYLAEDRILCFELIAKANCNWILKYVKGAVGETDVPDALPEFISQRRRWLNGSFFAATYAIAHVGQILRSGHSFTRKTMFMVETVYNIINLIFSWFSIGNFYLFFVVLTTSLENASFGLKGIKYFNTLYIMASLIVATFLFSMGNKPAAAKFKYKLTSIIMGILMLYMIIASIICAVQAAHQGGSANSVMLFSIVITYGLYVFSSLLAFDPWHIVTSFLPYMLLSPMYINILNIYAFSNLDDISWGTKQDSVPDSDLGAVVQDSHSHVDVEMLTEVADVNSIYEESLVNLRDRVPIDNGKGKKGPASIAERENAAKDYYANVRTNVLLAWVLSNGLLLVAILSGMGDMDVFGNDTGITKVKAYMVFILAFTAITNMVRFTGSTLYLLARLITG